One Leptolyngbya sp. SIO1E4 genomic region harbors:
- a CDS encoding tetratricopeptide repeat protein, with protein sequence MRALRQFHWLLSAFLLVSIPVLPVAAQSAREVAQEGIEAYQSGDYEAAAAAWRQLIELEPDNPDAHNNLGATLYFLGDLEGSAAAYRRAIELDPDSATIYNNLGVVLVEQEAYEAAIAAYQQALEIDPDLAEVYNNLGNLLGGEEAIAAYQRAVELKPDYAEAFNNLGTALANLERYEEALVAYEQALEIEPDFTAAQENFRAVQERVEDTTE encoded by the coding sequence ATGAGAGCACTCCGACAGTTTCACTGGTTGCTGTCCGCATTCCTGCTTGTGTCAATACCGGTGCTGCCCGTTGCGGCTCAATCAGCCCGAGAGGTTGCTCAAGAGGGCATTGAAGCCTATCAATCTGGGGATTATGAAGCCGCTGCTGCCGCCTGGCGACAGCTGATTGAACTGGAACCTGATAACCCCGATGCCCATAACAATTTGGGGGCAACGCTCTATTTTTTAGGCGATTTAGAAGGGTCTGCTGCGGCCTATCGGCGGGCCATTGAACTCGACCCCGATAGTGCCACTATCTACAACAATCTGGGGGTCGTTTTGGTTGAGCAGGAGGCCTATGAAGCGGCAATCGCCGCCTATCAGCAGGCCCTTGAAATTGACCCTGATTTGGCTGAGGTCTATAACAATTTGGGCAACTTGCTGGGCGGGGAAGAGGCGATCGCCGCCTACCAGCGGGCTGTGGAACTTAAGCCTGACTATGCCGAAGCCTTCAACAATTTAGGCACAGCCTTAGCCAATCTAGAACGGTATGAAGAGGCCCTAGTTGCCTATGAGCAAGCCCTTGAGATTGAGCCTGATTT